A window of the Gemmatimonadota bacterium genome harbors these coding sequences:
- the pssA gene encoding CDP-diacylglycerol--serine O-phosphatidyltransferase, with product MKPERRRFPRPSLVMLPNGFTLANLFFGIFAIVSASRGQHVQAGWYIVLGAFCDAIDGRIARATNTGSAFGEELDSLVDAISFGVAPAFMMYFAVLRHSGWDWILVFIFAACAVMRLARFNIESAGEAKKAAYFKGLPSPAAGGTLATYYWFSQTPLYNEFFVDWPWETIMRYLMLTLSALMISDVPYPAWPKFSFRTLHGILGITVLFSSIFALFFLPREFFFPVGVVYVITGIVLAILRNVFELPPPFDDTPEGDAPGGLSPEGARP from the coding sequence ATGAAGCCCGAGCGCCGACGGTTCCCGCGCCCCTCGCTCGTGATGCTGCCCAACGGCTTCACGCTCGCGAACCTGTTCTTCGGCATCTTCGCCATCGTCTCGGCCTCGCGCGGTCAGCATGTGCAGGCGGGATGGTACATCGTGCTCGGCGCCTTCTGCGACGCCATCGACGGTCGCATCGCGCGCGCGACGAACACCGGGAGTGCCTTCGGCGAAGAACTCGACTCCCTGGTGGACGCGATCTCGTTCGGCGTCGCCCCGGCGTTCATGATGTACTTCGCCGTCTTGCGGCACTCGGGATGGGACTGGATCCTCGTTTTCATCTTCGCCGCCTGCGCGGTGATGCGGCTCGCGCGCTTCAACATCGAGTCGGCGGGCGAGGCAAAGAAGGCCGCCTACTTCAAGGGGTTGCCGAGCCCGGCCGCCGGCGGCACGCTCGCGACCTACTACTGGTTCAGCCAGACGCCGCTCTACAACGAGTTCTTCGTCGACTGGCCCTGGGAGACGATCATGCGGTACCTGATGCTCACCCTCTCGGCGCTCATGATCTCCGACGTGCCCTATCCGGCGTGGCCGAAGTTCAGTTTCCGCACGCTGCACGGCATCCTCGGCATCACCGTGCTCTTCTCGTCGATCTTCGCGCTGTTCTTCCTGCCGCGGGAGTTCTTCTTCCCGGTGGGCGTGGTGTACGTGATCACCGGGATCGTGCTCGCGATCCTGCGCAACGTGTTCGAACTCCCGCCGCCGTTCGACGACACCCCCGAGGGTGACGCTCCCGGTGGCCTTTCCCCTGAGGGTGCCCGTCCGTGA
- a CDS encoding phosphatidylserine decarboxylase family protein, which produces MALAAAAYAGALARRSWPLWLLAFVLTLLVLWVAYFFRDPERSGARGERLVISPADGRVIDIVEVDEPAFLHGRAIRISVFMNVFNVHVNRYPVSGKVAYVHYNPGKFLNAAADKASLENEQSSIGVQTARHRVLFRQIAGLIARRIVTYSREGDDAEQGERMGLIRFGSRVDVFVPVGSVVKVALGERPQAGVTVLAELPK; this is translated from the coding sequence ATGGCGCTCGCCGCCGCGGCGTACGCGGGGGCGCTCGCGCGCCGCTCGTGGCCGCTCTGGCTGCTCGCGTTCGTCCTGACGCTCCTCGTGCTCTGGGTGGCGTACTTCTTCCGCGATCCCGAACGGTCGGGAGCGCGCGGCGAGCGACTGGTGATCTCGCCCGCCGACGGCCGCGTGATCGACATCGTCGAGGTCGACGAGCCCGCCTTCCTGCACGGGCGCGCGATCCGCATCTCCGTCTTCATGAACGTCTTCAACGTGCACGTCAACCGGTATCCGGTGAGCGGGAAGGTCGCCTACGTGCACTACAACCCGGGCAAGTTCCTCAATGCCGCGGCCGACAAGGCGTCACTCGAGAACGAACAGAGCTCCATCGGCGTGCAGACGGCCCGGCATCGCGTGCTCTTCCGGCAGATCGCCGGGCTCATCGCCCGGCGCATCGTGACCTACAGCCGCGAGGGAGATGACGCGGAACAGGGGGAGCGCATGGGCCTCATCCGGTTCGGGTCCCGCGTCGACGTCTTCGTCCCCGTCGGCTCGGTCGTGAAGGTGGCGCTCGGCGAGCGGCCCCAGGCCGGCGTGACGGTGCTGGCGGAGCTCCCGAAATGA
- a CDS encoding phosphoribosylaminoimidazolesuccinocarboxamide synthase, with the protein MSPLLVGATNLPLPLLRRGKVRDVYEVDAQRLLLVASDRVSAFDVVMRELVPFKGAVLTQITAWWLRHFESEVAHHMLSCDVEEIIKAVPAVQMHRDELAGRAMLCRRTEVFPVECVVRGYLSGSAWKEYQAQGTLAGERLPAGLRESERLDPPIFSPATKAETGHDENITIAHMAEVVGGDAAATLERLARLVYGRGRELAATRGILIADTKFEFGRASDGRVLLIDEVMTPDSSRFWPADQFAPGRGQPSFDKQPLRDWLDMERRAGRWDGNAPPPTLPDEVVAATSARYLEAFERLTGSPLDLTRLP; encoded by the coding sequence ATGAGTCCGCTGCTCGTCGGGGCGACCAATCTCCCCCTGCCCCTCCTCCGCCGCGGCAAGGTGCGCGACGTCTACGAGGTCGATGCCCAGCGGTTGCTGCTCGTCGCGAGCGACCGCGTGAGCGCGTTCGACGTGGTGATGCGCGAACTCGTGCCCTTCAAGGGGGCGGTGCTGACCCAGATCACCGCCTGGTGGCTGCGCCACTTCGAGAGCGAGGTCGCGCATCACATGCTCTCGTGCGACGTGGAGGAGATCATCAAGGCCGTGCCCGCGGTACAGATGCACCGTGACGAACTCGCCGGCCGCGCGATGCTCTGCCGCCGGACCGAGGTCTTCCCGGTGGAGTGCGTCGTGCGCGGCTACCTCAGTGGGTCGGCGTGGAAGGAGTACCAGGCGCAGGGCACGCTCGCCGGCGAACGACTCCCGGCGGGATTGCGCGAGAGCGAGCGCCTCGACCCGCCGATCTTCAGCCCCGCGACGAAGGCCGAGACGGGACACGACGAGAACATCACGATCGCGCACATGGCGGAGGTCGTGGGTGGCGACGCCGCAGCGACCCTCGAGCGGCTGGCGCGCTTGGTGTACGGCCGCGGCCGCGAACTGGCCGCGACGCGCGGCATCCTGATCGCCGACACCAAGTTCGAGTTCGGGCGCGCCAGCGACGGACGGGTGCTGCTCATCGACGAGGTGATGACCCCCGACAGCTCGCGCTTCTGGCCTGCTGACCAGTTCGCACCGGGGCGCGGCCAGCCGAGCTTCGACAAGCAGCCGCTCCGCGACTGGCTCGACATGGAACGCCGTGCCGGGCGCTGGGACGGCAACGCCCCGCCCCCGACCCTTCCCGACGAGGTGGTCGCCGCGACGAGCGCGCGCTACCTCGAGGCCTTCGAGCGCCTGACCGGCTCCCCCCTCGACCTGACCCGACTCCCGTGA
- a CDS encoding adenylosuccinate lyase, producing the protein MTHAQYKSPLAERYASKAMLELWSAQTRHGLWRRLWLALAEHEQALGIDIPAAAIGEMRAHLDDIDFAVVAGYEKRFRHDVMAHVHAFGDVAPAAKGVIHLGATSCYVTDNGDLIQMRRGLELLRGRVIALVRSLSAFARDWRAEPTLGYTHLQSAQLTTVGKRATLWLQDLVLDLADLDHRIATLPMRGVKGTTGTQASFLELFGGDHAKVRELDRRVCHAMGFPGSIPVSGQTYSRKIDAHVLDVVAGIATSAAKFASDLRMLQSFGEIEEPFEKDQIGSSAMAYKRNPMRSERINSLARFVQQVAGTANQTHAVQYFERTLDDSAIRRLVIPEAFLATDAILILMENVASGLEVHTARIRQRIREELPFMATESLIVRAVAAGMSRQDAHEVIRVHSIAAARAMKDEGRANDMLDRLAGDPSWTVPGDALRDSLDPARFIGRSAHQVDDFLTEVVDPILSAAGESGPAREEVRV; encoded by the coding sequence ATGACGCACGCGCAGTACAAGTCCCCGCTCGCCGAACGCTACGCCTCCAAGGCGATGCTCGAACTGTGGAGCGCGCAGACCCGGCACGGGCTCTGGCGCCGGCTCTGGCTCGCGCTCGCGGAGCACGAGCAGGCGCTCGGCATCGACATCCCCGCGGCGGCGATTGGGGAGATGCGCGCGCACCTCGACGACATCGATTTCGCCGTCGTTGCCGGGTACGAGAAGCGCTTCCGGCACGACGTGATGGCGCACGTGCACGCCTTCGGCGATGTCGCCCCCGCGGCGAAGGGCGTCATCCATCTGGGCGCCACGAGCTGTTACGTGACCGACAACGGGGACCTCATCCAGATGCGGCGCGGCCTCGAGCTCCTGCGGGGCCGGGTGATCGCGCTGGTCCGGAGCCTCTCGGCGTTCGCGCGCGACTGGCGCGCCGAACCGACGCTCGGCTACACGCACCTGCAATCGGCGCAGCTCACCACGGTGGGCAAGCGCGCGACGCTGTGGCTGCAGGACCTCGTCCTCGACCTCGCCGATCTGGACCATCGCATCGCGACGCTGCCGATGCGCGGCGTGAAGGGCACGACGGGGACCCAGGCGAGCTTCCTCGAGCTCTTCGGCGGTGACCATGCGAAGGTCCGCGAGCTCGACCGCCGCGTCTGCCACGCCATGGGGTTCCCCGGCTCCATCCCGGTGAGCGGCCAGACGTATTCGCGCAAGATCGACGCGCACGTGCTCGACGTGGTCGCCGGGATCGCGACGAGCGCGGCGAAGTTCGCGAGTGACCTGCGGATGCTCCAGAGCTTCGGCGAGATCGAGGAGCCCTTCGAGAAGGATCAGATCGGCTCGTCGGCGATGGCATACAAGCGCAATCCGATGCGGTCGGAACGGATCAACAGCCTCGCGCGGTTCGTCCAGCAGGTCGCCGGCACGGCCAACCAGACGCACGCGGTACAGTACTTCGAGCGCACGCTCGACGATTCGGCGATCCGCCGGCTCGTGATCCCCGAAGCCTTCCTCGCGACCGATGCGATCCTCATCCTGATGGAGAACGTGGCGAGCGGGCTCGAGGTGCATACGGCGCGCATCCGGCAACGGATCCGCGAGGAGCTCCCCTTCATGGCGACCGAGTCGCTGATCGTGCGCGCCGTCGCCGCCGGGATGTCGCGCCAGGACGCGCACGAGGTGATCCGCGTCCACTCCATCGCGGCGGCGCGAGCGATGAAGGACGAGGGAAGGGCCAACGACATGCTCGATCGCCTCGCCGGCGACCCGTCGTGGACGGTCCCTGGCGACGCGCTTCGGGACTCGCTCGACCCGGCGCGCTTCATCGGGCGCTCGGCGCACCAGGTCGACGACTTCCTCACGGAGGTCGTGGACCCCATCCTGTCCGCAGCGGGCGAGTCCGGCCCCGCCCGCGAGGAGGTCCGCGTATGA